The DNA region ACCGGCGGCCTGGAGGTTGGGGGACTCGAAGTACTTGAGCAGACCGTGGTTGTCCTTCTGAAAGGAAGGAACACCGTAGTTGCCAATGAGCGGCTGGGTGAAGACCAGGATCTGGCCCCGGTAGGACGGATCGGTCAAGGACTCGGGGTAACCGACCAGCGAGGTAGTGAAGACGGCCTCACCGGAAATGTTGGAGCGGGCTCCAAAGGACTTTCCGTGGAAAATAGGACCATCTCGGATCGTGAAAGTGGCGCGTTCTGAAGTAGGCTTCTGACGAACTGTAGCCATGAAGCGGGACTGGATGCCAGCATTGACAGATGGGAAGGCGGGGGCCCTGGCGGGCATGGCTTTGAAGATTCGAGCGAACATTATATGGATAGTTTTTTTACGAGTATGCGGGAGACGAAAGACACGAGACGATGGGAGTTTGTTCAAAAACTTCCGGAAGCTTTCCAGAGGTGATCTATAGAAACAGTGTTAGTGATGTGACTTCTAATCGGGTCATGTCGTGTGCACATACCCGAGATGTAGTCCTGAGAAGTGAAGATAGAGTGCAAACGCATAAGCGCGACTGAAGAGCTACTAGTTGTTAAACAAGTAGTGAAAAgttgaaaaaaagaagagttTAGCGGGACATTGAACCTCAATGGGTGTGCGTTGTTGGGTTGGAAGTAGAGTATTctctggggaagaagagagaaaagagaggaagaaaagttTGAGCGggaggaaaagagaaggaaaggcGGGATGGAATCGGGCCGGTCGAAGCACGTGCCATGAACTCACCGAGTTTTGTGCGAGTCGCCATCCAATCAGACTGCGGGGATTGGCAGCGCCGCTATCGGAGGTGTCTCGATACCGTATGTGACGGGGTATTACTTACGATACGATGCTTGACACATCCAATTTGATACTTCAAATGTACTCAAGCATCACATTGATGTTGTTGATCATGAAAATTTGTAGAGGCAACAACAGGCTGCGTGTCGGAGATGATATAATGTGAATATCATTCCCATGTGGTATTGCTAACCGGAATGACTCAAACACACCTGATGTCATTTGGCCACTGTCCAAGAGCAGCCAAGATCGAGTTATTGCAATGGTGATCGTTAGGGCTACTACTCTGGCCACTATTGGATCAATCAGATGCAAGTGCATTGTTCATAATACACGGGCCAAGAAAGAACATCAAGGGCTAAAGCAACTGTAGGATGGCCCTGTCTCAATTCAATTGTGAGATTCGTACAACGTCCGGGTATTTGTCTCGAATCGCACCGCGTTGCAATGGGTAGAATCGGTGCATTGTACCCTGTAGTTCCGGGCCCTGTCTCGCATCGTCTTGTCGTCTCGCATTTCCCAATGGATAAGACGAGGATCAGTGTTCCACAGAGACTCAACGAAACCATGTCGGCTTATTTGTCGATACCCCTCATTCGGTGATTTTGGGGAGGCTATAAACGGAGCTGACAGAGGGAACGAAAAAATGGTAAGCAATTCATTGCTCAATCTAGATCACTAGATCACTAGATCGCCATGGTCGCCATTCGATATCTCCTTCAAGCCCTAGTGGCCTCGATACTAGACACCACCGCCCTCAGTAGGGCAATCAAACCACACCACCACGGTCAGCTATCAGAAATTCAGCACCCTCTCGGACAGTATCCCCAAGATAAGCCAGGATGTGATGGTTCTGGCATCATCGCGCCCGGTAACGGCGATTGCAACGGCGATGGCCTCATCGACAACCCCAATCCCCGACACAGAGACCGAGAGGGGTTCCACTTTGAAAATCCTTCGACAGATTGTGCCTATGTCACGCAGATGCACATCTGGGACTCATTCAAGGATTTGGAAAAGGACATGAACAAATTGTTCACGCTGATCCACAAGGATGTGAACTTCACGGTTGTCGGACACCATCCCATCGCGGGTCATTACAATGACCTGATGCATTTTTATGTCAATGCTCTTCGTCGGGTTAGTGTCTTGTTTATGGATCATGCGGACAAGTTCGAGATCCATCCTCAAGCCATCCACGGGGGTTGCAATGAGCGGTGGTCGGTGCAGGAGGTTCAATTCAAAGGGATCATGAATTCCGGTAAGCACCCTTTCCTACTCTCATAGTCTTAGTTGAAATCGAAACTGACGACGCAGGCGATCCTTTCGATATCGTCAATGTCTGGGTAACTCGCTGGCACAAGGGCCAGATGGTTGAGATTCGAACATACATCGACGCAGCCCGAATCATGGAAGCCCTGCACAAGAATGAGATCTGGTGGAATGGCACCACTTTCCGGGACAATGTGAATTATATGCCTGGACCAGCGGGCATGCCGGATATCAAGGCATTGGAGGATCTAATGCATTATCCGGATGGAAGTCCTTATGAGGATTGATCTAGTTAAAGGAAACATTTATTGCTTCCTGGCCATAGTGACAGCACTGCATATGTAACAGAACCACTTGCTATAGTTTAATAGTATGATCCTTCATGCTCGTATTACATCTGGTCGAAGTGAATGTTCGGCAAATACCGGGGGTATAGTCACATGAATTTAAGCTCAACCCAACCGCGTTTATTCCTCCACTATGGAGTACCCCAGCTTAACTTCTTCAATTCCACAAACAAATGATTGAAAATGCTCATTCATTTCCTAACCTGCTAGTGACAACACCATGTCAGACTCCGCCATACGAAAACGCTCCCGCGTCGCCTGCACGTCCTGCCAGTCACGCAAGCGCAAATGCTCTGGAGGCCAACCATGCACTATCTGCGCCCAATTCGGCACTGAATGTCATTACGATTACTTCTCCCGCAAGAAGAAAGACGTCAAACCGAATCCGTACGCTACTGTGTTTCATACCGCACCGACAGCGCCAACGGCGGCCACCTCGACGACCAATTCGAGCGATCTAACCTCCACCGCGGACGAGAAGAGGAGCCGCAGCCCCGTTGAGCCGGACCACATCCATCCCACCTCCCTCGAGGTCAATTCGGGCGCTGCGTTCGTGAGACGGTTGGGCCTGAAGCTTGAGACAGCACATGCACCGCGATTGCATTTGTTTGCTTGGAATGTCGGGGCCCGTACACCGTCCGCTGAGTCGATGGTATCATCGTCCGCGGGGTCGACCATAGTCGATATTATCTCGCAGGACGAGATGCGCTCGTTTATAGCAGTTTGGTTTGAGAAAATTGACCCCTGCTACGGTTTCATCGACCGCGATTATCTCCTCCGCCAGGTCAGTCGGCGATGGCTACCGCCTTCGTCCGAATCAGCACTGGGCCCCGGCCCCTATGACGCGGTACTCTGCGGTCTCGCGGCGATGGGGATGCTCTTCTCACGACGAAAGGGGTCGGTCGCCGAAGCTCGAGTTGCGGATTGCGGACGGCAAATCCTCGAGAAACACGTCACCTCCGATTCCCCCTCTGCCGCCATCATCACCGGCTGGGTCCTACGAGTCTCCTACCTCCGCATGACGGCGTCCCCCCATGCAGCTTGGATGGCTAGCTGCACGACAATGCACCTCGTCGAGGCCGCCGGAATGCATCTCGAGAATCCTTCGGATAATGGCTTCCTCCGCCCGGACGACGAGAGCTATTGCAGCCGCGAACTCCGTCGCAGACTCTTCTGCATGGCTCGCCATCTCAATGTCTGGGTCTCCTTCGAGCTAGGCCGCTCGCGAGTCGTCCTGCACGGCGCAAACTCGCTCGCCCCGGCGCGCAGGGTAGACGTCAACACAACCCAATTCTACACCGAGATCTTCGAGTTGCTCCCTGTCTCCGAGAGCTTGGATCCAGTTCGATCGTCGGACTCGACTGATCTCGAAGCCGCGCTCTCCGATGTCCTGGACGGGGAGTACGTCCCGTACATCCTCATCCTGGTACAATGCAACCTCGTCCTCTGTATCTACCGCCGTCTCCGCGCGCTCAACCACTCCATCTCCGCAAAACTACTCGATCGCGTCGTCGCCCTCGCCGCAAAGGCCCTCCACGCCACCCGCGAACTAACCGCCTCCGTCTGTCCATGGCAGTACATCGCCATCGTGCCCTTCCAGGTCGTCTGTACACTGCTGGCAATGGATAACCGCAAGTCATTGGCCTTGCTCGGAGACGCAATGCACACGCTCGGCGAAGTCGCCGCTGCATACGACACAGATGTCATGCGGGAGGCATACAGTACAGCATACTTGCTTATCCTGCTACATCAGCgacggaaagaagaagatacAAGGGTTATCGGCAATGTGCTGCAGGTTAATAGCGTTGCGTCGTTATTAACGCCGCATAacgcttcttctgctcctgctcGTATCCATCAGCAGGCTGTCGCTGTGCCCGATGATGCGACTGTGAACAGCAATAACGCTATCCCTCCTGATACTGCTTCTACTTCGACTGCCGCCGACAGCAATCATGCGGGCCATGCACATGCGCACGCCTACGGTGTGTCACCACCAACGCACTCTGAGTTCTCGTGGTTGGGCGATTTGATGATCGATATGCCGAGCTTGCAGAATTTTGATCTAGATCAGTTTCTTACTACTGATGTACCATGGCCGTTACCGGAGATGGGGATTTAATCCTTCGATTATCTGAACTATGTTCATGGTATATAAGGTTGGGTATACAGGGAAGGGACATAAACTCATTCAGTCTTCCCCTGCTTACCCTTCTTccccgaagatgaagacgaagacacCACCACCCCAAGCTTCCACAACACCCACACAAAACCGAGCACAATAACCACCACCGTACTGAGCTCGATGGTCTTACTCCGGAACAGACCCTGTTTCTCATCCAACTGCAAAACAGGCACGGTTATCTTCTCAACAAGACGggcatcatcattatcaccaGGATGCACCTGGTAAAACATCGTCCGCGAGCCAAACAACCCCTCCCAACCCAGATTCACCCGGTCAAACGGGTTGATCCCCATCTTCGTTCCTCCTTCAGCCGTGCACGCCCAGAAGACTACCGGCCATGGGACTTGTATAGTACGGTATCCAGACTTGGAGGGGGGCAAGTAGCGCAGGTGTAGTGGGATAGTCACGTTCCATTCACCTGTGACCTCTTCGGGGTTCTCTGGAGTAGCGAGTTCGAGTAACCAGTTCGATCCCCAGCGGTCAACGCCCCAATCTGGTGCCTCAAGGTCTGTTTCGCCGAAGACGGCGCGGAGGGCAGCTAGATTGTGCGATTTGAGGAAGAGCGGATCCGTCGTGGAGAGTTGGTATTTGTCACCAAAGATCGACGATGGGAGGGTAAGATATGTATGCAGCGCACAGGTTGCGTCTGCCGGAGCGGAGGGTGCTTTCAGCGCTGACGGAGAGAGGGAAAGAGTCATTGTCGGATGGAGACCTCTCGGATGGGGGAAGGAAGTCAAATACGTCGCGTCATCCGGTAGAGCATGGTGCCGCGATGGGAAGGAAAACATCGTCGGCTCTGCAACTCATTAGCTTCCGTCCAAATTCAAAATAGAGGAAAAAATGAACATACTCATCTTCTCATCCCTCCCCACAACACTTAGCAACCCACCCATCTTGATATCCTCCTCATCTGCCGCCTTCTCCGTCGTCAACAATCCAACCTCCACCTGATCAATCCCCTCCCTTCCATCATTACTATTCTCGTCCGGCTTCGTAATCCTCTCCGTCCACCCCTGCCCCCCATGTGTTCTACTCGACACCGCCGACACAGTCAGGGCATGCGAGATGCTATCGTAGCTGATGTCAATTGAGTCTGCGTATAGCGACCGAGCGAGTTTTAAGCAGTTATCCGACGCTTTATCTGACGCTTTGGCACAGATGTTGTCTTCGATATACCTGACCAGCGGACTTGAAAAGGGGAGGAGGGACCAGTAGTACGAGTCAGCGGTGGAGGAGAAACGCTTCGAGAGGATGGGAGGCTCTATGAACGATTTCTATACCAGTTAGCTTCTCTCTTTAACCAATCGTGTGATCCAGTGTGCAAACCTCAGTACTCAAGCATTCCACCTCCTCCCAAAACACCCTCTTCAGCAATGGACATAGTACATCTTCCCTACACACCAACCAGCAATTAGCAAGACACTACCCCAACTCAAGTGAATTAGAACTCACCCCTCGGTACGCTTCTTTCCCGAAACAAAAACATGCAACCCCGGCGAAATCCTACTCGCAAACGGCGCGGCAGCGGTATACGGGTCTTCCGTGGCCCAGCGGATATGAACTGCCTGGTATTGATCTAGGACGGCTCGTACCTATCCTCAATCAGCTTTATCCAGGCGTTTATGATCGTATTGTGATGGACAAATACATCGTCTGGCAACTCATCATAGCTAACGGTGAGCCGTTCTTCGCGGACAGCGTCGAGGTTGGTGATCGTGAGGGCGTCAGGGGTGAGGACGGCTTGGTCGGGGGAGAAGGGGGCATTGGGGGGTTGGATGAAGGTGATTCTTCGTCTCATTTTGTTGCGTCTCTGGATTAAGGTGTAGTGTAGTGTAGAGTGGTGAGTGTGAGTGAGCTGTTCGGATGCTTCTCCACACCCGATCGGGCTAGTTACTGATAAGATAAGCTGGCTTGGGTTCATCATTTCATCATAATAATAAACTACTTGTGTCAAACACGGGTTGTCTTCGCTATTATACATGATATATATAAAACACAATAGAATCCATTTCATTCAAACACTGGGCAGGAACAAAAGTATGAAATCAATCCAAGAATCGCCATATCATCGCTCGCACACCGTAACGCCATAGGAATGCTAAACCATATCACAAGATaaggaagaaggaggaaattatgatggaagaacatcCCTCAGAACGTCCTTCTGGGATGGGGTCAGGCTGGTCGGGAAACGCACGTTGACCCGGACAACCAGGTCGCCGCGTTCAGTCGGCTTCTTGGATATCGTCATACCCAAACCGGGGAATCGTTCTTCGTGGCCAGGCTGTGTAGGACCTGGTTTCGAGACGCGGATGGATTTGCCGTCGATTGTGCGCACGATGCGCTCCCAGCCGGTTAGGGCTTCTTTGAGGCTGATTTCGACCGTTGTGACCAGGTGGTCGTTGTGGCGCTTAAAGTTGGGGTGTTCTTTCTACGGATTTGTTAGTAGAGATTCTTGAAAAGCCTTAGTTAATGGTGACTTACCTCCGTCACAATAAGGTGGACATCCTGTCGACCACCCTCCTCCTGATCTCCAACACCCTTATACTTGATCTTGGATCCCGTCCGCAGACCCGCTTTGATGTTCGCCTCTAGTGTCACATCCTGCACAGTC from Aspergillus chevalieri M1 DNA, chromosome 2, nearly complete sequence includes:
- a CDS encoding nuclear transport factor 2 family protein (COG:S;~EggNog:ENOG410Q28Z;~InterPro:IPR032710;~SECRETED:SignalP(1-22)), with translation MVAIRYLLQALVASILDTTALSRAIKPHHHGQLSEIQHPLGQYPQDKPGCDGSGIIAPGNGDCNGDGLIDNPNPRHRDREGFHFENPSTDCAYVTQMHIWDSFKDLEKDMNKLFTLIHKDVNFTVVGHHPIAGHYNDLMHFYVNALRRVSVLFMDHADKFEIHPQAIHGGCNERWSVQEVQFKGIMNSGDPFDIVNVWVTRWHKGQMVEIRTYIDAARIMEALHKNEIWWNGTTFRDNVNYMPGPAGMPDIKALEDLMHYPDGSPYED
- a CDS encoding putative C6 transcription factor (COG:K;~EggNog:ENOG410PVFB;~InterPro:IPR036864,IPR007219,IPR001138;~PFAM:PF00172;~TransMembrane:1 (o395-412i);~go_function: GO:0000981 - DNA-binding transcription factor activity, RNA polymerase II-specific [Evidence IEA];~go_function: GO:0003677 - DNA binding [Evidence IEA];~go_function: GO:0008270 - zinc ion binding [Evidence IEA];~go_process: GO:0006351 - transcription, DNA-templated [Evidence IEA];~go_process: GO:0006355 - regulation of transcription, DNA-templated [Evidence IEA]), which translates into the protein MSDSAIRKRSRVACTSCQSRKRKCSGGQPCTICAQFGTECHYDYFSRKKKDVKPNPYATVFHTAPTAPTAATSTTNSSDLTSTADEKRSRSPVEPDHIHPTSLEVNSGAAFVRRLGLKLETAHAPRLHLFAWNVGARTPSAESMVSSSAGSTIVDIISQDEMRSFIAVWFEKIDPCYGFIDRDYLLRQVSRRWLPPSSESALGPGPYDAVLCGLAAMGMLFSRRKGSVAEARVADCGRQILEKHVTSDSPSAAIITGWVLRVSYLRMTASPHAAWMASCTTMHLVEAAGMHLENPSDNGFLRPDDESYCSRELRRRLFCMARHLNVWVSFELGRSRVVLHGANSLAPARRVDVNTTQFYTEIFELLPVSESLDPVRSSDSTDLEAALSDVLDGEYVPYILILVQCNLVLCIYRRLRALNHSISAKLLDRVVALAAKALHATRELTASVCPWQYIAIVPFQVVCTLLAMDNRKSLALLGDAMHTLGEVAAAYDTDVMREAYSTAYLLILLHQRRKEEDTRVIGNVLQVNSVASLLTPHNASSAPARIHQQAVAVPDDATVNSNNAIPPDTASTSTAADSNHAGHAHAHAYGVSPPTHSEFSWLGDLMIDMPSLQNFDLDQFLTTDVPWPLPEMGI
- the PBN1 gene encoding uncharacterized protein (COG:O;~EggNog:ENOG410PHSH;~InterPro:IPR042322,IPR013233;~PFAM:PF08320;~TransMembrane:1 (i487-504o);~go_component: GO:0005789 - endoplasmic reticulum membrane [Evidence IEA];~go_function: GO:0000030 - mannosyltransferase activity [Evidence IEA];~go_process: GO:0006506 - GPI anchor biosynthetic process [Evidence IEA]), which translates into the protein MRRRITFIQPPNAPFSPDQAVLTPDALTITNLDAVREERLTVSYDELPDDVRAVLDQYQAVHIRWATEDPYTAAAPFASRISPGLHVFVSGKKRTEGEDVLCPLLKRVFWEEVECLSTEKSFIEPPILSKRFSSTADSYYWSLLPFSSPLVRYIEDNICAKASDKASDNCLKLARSLYADSIDISYDSISHALTVSAVSSRTHGGQGWTERITKPDENSNDGREGIDQVEVGLLTTEKAADEEDIKMGGLLSVVGRDEKMKPTMFSFPSRHHALPDDATYLTSFPHPRGLHPTMTLSLSPSALKAPSAPADATCALHTYLTLPSSIFGDKYQLSTTDPLFLKSHNLAALRAVFGETDLEAPDWGVDRWGSNWLLELATPENPEEVTGEWNVTIPLHLRYLPPSKSGYRTIQVPWPVVFWACTAEGGTKMGINPFDRVNLGWEGLFGSRTMFYQVHPGDNDDARLVEKITVPVLQLDEKQGLFRSKTIELSTVVVIVLGFVWVLWKLGVVVSSSSSSGKKGKQGKTE